tgaattttaatttatCCAAAAGAATATTTTACCATTCAAATGTTTTAGAATAAAGTGTTTGTTATGTTTTATTCTTAGCAACTTTCATAAGAAGCCATAATACCAAAGACTTCCTTTAGGAAATAAATCTTACTTGCAAAAAAAGCCTTTACCACTCTGTGAACAAAACTTCAGTGGGTGATTGTCTTTGTTTTGAAGAGCCATTCTTGTATATACAAGAGATTAATTCAGAAACATAATACATTATAGATAGCATCACTTTCTAAAGTTGCCTGACATTTCTCATTAAAAGGTCAGCTTTAAGTTGCTTACACTGTTgccaaaaataacttttttaggGTGAAAGGTTTTTAAGATACGCACCTCCCACAATAATTCTTCCACGTAGGAAAAATGAATTTCACTGGAACATCCACTTACAATtataacacaaaagaaaattagcTATATAAAAAACATCCATGTTAAAGACATaatgcttttctcattttatgtcagaagcatttttctgtcaATCTGTGTGAAAATCCATCCCAACTCACAGATTCTGGAAGCTGGGTgtggggatggggaaagaaaatcaGCTCAGCATATTCAGACTAAGTTATCAGTTGGTTAAAATGTCTAAATTCCTAAAATTTAGAACTTTTAGCTAATaaaaatttttacatggaaagggttattaagcattggaacaggctgcccagggaagtggttgaggcaccatccctggaggtatttaagatgggtagacatagtgcttagagatacagtttagtgatagtttttgtcagagttaggttgatggttggactagatgatctcaaaggtcccttccaacctaggcaattctatgatatTTCTGAAAACTCCGTTCTCCGAGTTTGTTTAAATCTACTTAAAAGCCCTCATGCTATTAAGTTTGCACTGGAGTAATTCCCACAAAGTAAGTGAACACAATTCAGTTTATGACTACAGGGCCTTACTGTGCCTTCCCCTGTAACTTCAAGCCAAATAGGGAAGGCCAACTCAAATGAGAAGCCTCAGTAAAAAAGGGGATCAAaaagcaggaacagaaagaatTAGAAGAAGGGAAGTTTGAAAGGGGTAGAGTTGAACAGTTCAAGACTGGATGAAACAAAAAAGGGGCCACGTCCACAAAATCACGCTTCACACAAAACTGAAACCCGTTGACAGCATGTGCTCTGTACACATTACTTTCATTAACTTTGTTAAACCAAGAACAATCTGTAGAGTTGATCAAAAGACTCCATCTTGGCTGCTGAATCATGTGAAGGTCATCATCCTAACACATAAGAGAATCTGCGGTTTTGCTTAAGTATTTTACTTAGGCTCtaggaaatttaaaagaaaactgcaatTCTTGCAAATTTTCCAAAGccatacatgaaaaaaaaaactaggAAGTGCAGGAGTAGGACCGCCTGTGCAATATAAATTTTACATAAATAAGCTATAGCTGTCTAtgtttcaaaaccatttttgcaATTAAACCCCTATCTCATCCAGTGTCCATCAGTGATGTTTATGAATAATTAAGAGGCTGTTTGTTTATAGAAgttctatgttgttttttttcagaatagagAATGACATGGACATTTGAAGGAAAAGTGGGTCACAAAATTacggaaattaaatattttgcttttctcttcattgATGAAAAGCTCTTAATTCCTGAATAATTGGCATGTAACTTAAACTAAAACTTTTCACAGGTTacaatttgttttcttcactttttggtGCCTAATTTGAGATTCACACAAGCAGCAAACTTAGAGACAGTGAATGGATGTTCTGCTTTCAAAGAGCTATATGGGCTAAATATTTAAGACACATACCCCCAACTTTTTAGTCTTCTCAGATTGAACATTGAGAAGAAAATGATTTCTCCAGACTCTGTGCCTCTTTCTTACACGCGTAGAATGGAAATTACACCACTCCTTCTCCTAACACTGTTATGACAAAGCAGATCGGTATCTGTCCCAGTCAGCGCAGTGCTTTTCTATAAGATCTTACAAAAATTGACAATTTTATCTCTGGGATGAGTTGGAAAAGCATGCAATGAAGATACAAAGCCACATTAAAcactgaggaaaaggaagataTCAAATAGCTGTGTTTTACAAATGCTACTGGGAACTTATAGGAAAAGACAGAATCATATAATAGAAgcttatgaaaatgaaaatgttgaccAAGTTTGAAGATGCACAAGGAAAGTTTCTGTGGCATTTCACAacttgcctttttaaaattctaaaatttaCGAGTATTAATAAAAAGATTACACTAATGAAGATATATTTCTATATACAAAAATAGTACATCATGTAACTACTTTGAGACACCTGCTTATTATCAGTATGTAAAATATTCTAATAATTGCTTAAAAGCCATGTTTCTGCACTTCTCGTAAATTTCTACTAAATGAAacagggaaaaattaaataaagaagaaataatgaaacaaaacgTGGTAATAGTACACTAAATTTAGTTACAGAATGTATAAAACGTCACAACAGACTAAAAACTGAAAAGTCTAAACATTGCTGAAACAGTAGGTTTAGCTTAAGTATGAAAAAGAGGCAAATTACCTCAACACCACCAAAACCTATTTTGTCAATGTAGTGCTAAAGCAGGTGttactgaaaattaattacaattGCTTTCAGGAGAAAATGAACTACTTATACATACACAGATATATAGATGTACTTTGCATATATTCATATACAAAATGCTAATATTACTGGGAATGGAAAATTTGTCTAAAGTTTTGAAGTATGCATAGTTTATTTCTCTTGTGCTACATGTTCCACTTACTCTTGTTGCTGGCTAGAAGGACAAAAAAGTATCTCTAAATACATGTGGACATTTATGAAGTTTCCCTATAGGAGGGAAGTTATTAGCCCACATAGCACCAGAAAGAGTCCAAAGGGAAATTTAGCTGCTCTTATAGTGCGTAAACAGGAATTAGAATTAGTTTCCTAATTAGGATTTAGTTTCCTGCcctttctgaaattttatttctacGCCACCATACCAAACAAGTAGGTTGAAATGAGAAGTGGTAAGAACTACTTCAGGCAGCATCTTGCAAAACTAAGCACTTAACTGGGCTTGCAATAGGCTAGAAGGGCACAAGTCTGATTACCCGTGAGAGAAGGCAGTAACTTCCACCTACTTCTATTGTTTCTCCCATGTGAAGATTATAAAGAATTTCTTTACCTAGCTTTTGACATCTTCTGACAATAAAACCAtggtggtttgtctttttttttttttttttttaagacatggAATATGAGTAAACAATCCTTTTTTGTGCCTAAAGAATATGGTGCTCCATTTTCAGCAGTTAATTGCAACAAACAATTATACATCAAAAGCTTTCAATATTGATTTCTGGGAGTTGAGAGGACAGAGTGTGGGGGggaaatagggaaaagaaaaataaatactttttctatCTAAAGTCTGCTGACTGCCATTATGCAAAAGGTCTTTAACCTTTTCCTTAAATAACATATTACATGTTACTatgataaaagcaaaagcaaaatcaaagcagcatgcttattttgggaaaaaagtgAAGTTTGTAAAGGCTTTTATTTCCTGTGGGAGTTTTTGCCACAATTTGGAATAATGTTTTGATTAAATTTCTAGGACAAGCATCTTTTATTTATGAATAGTATTTTCAAACTTGTAACACTATCTGAAGTgatcaggaggaaaaagaaaaacaaaggccaCAGAGCCTTAGAGCCTCTCTCAAAGGTCATCACTGGATAGTCTTGGTACGATGTTTTTCTCTTCAGCCTAATTTAAAAGTTTTTGAAAGCACAGTAGTCTACCCAGTCCACACAAATTTCAGATGTATACAGTTTAAGATCACCATATAACCTCAAATTAGGCAGTGCCATCTTTTAGCCTCCCTTTGATATGCTTCAGACAGGTATCACTTATGAGCGACCTTAATGAAAGGAGAGCTATTTCACCAACTGCTAAGAAATGGAAATGTTCATCATCCACTCGGCAAACtcctattttcttcttgaaaaaagcACCTGGAACAGGAAAACATTACTTTTCCAGGTCTGTCTTCCTCTTACATTCAATTCATAAGAGCTACctttaggcaaaaaaaattgaaaactggGGATGATCCaaaaagggaaacagcaaaataaattaccGTGCCCTTCACCTTCCCTTCTACACCACCTCCCAAAGGAAAGTCAGATGATGTGTTTGTCTAATCTTTAAGACAAAATTATTGATTCATTTTTCTATACGAATACATTTAATGATTTTAAGGAAGTCCTGCCTATATATGGAGTTGCTCAGAATATCAGGTGCATACTGAACTCACTCCTTTGCTCTACCCTCACTTACTTTGAGGGCTTACCTATGATTCAGTTGGTTACTTAAAAATCAAGACATCAATCACTAAGTAATTAGTGATCAAATCATTATACTTCAAATATGAAACAGTtgtactttttcttctgtactgTTACTGAAAACAGACATTTAGAACTCAATCAAATTTAAAATCTAACAAAAATCGTAAAATACTTCACAACTACTAAGGCTAGAATGACATGTACTGCTTGTATCTGTTACGCTGGAAGACTCCTGAGATACCACGATATGTGTTCTCACATTTTAAGATTCAGAATCAGGCTATGTATTGTGCTAATTAGTAGTAACAACAGAAGCatgtaagaaaggaaaagagggtggggggggagaaaaagaaaagtggacTAAGTTACTTCCACAGCAACTAggtccttttcttttctttttttctttttctttttttttttgttcataaagTTGCAGGATGCCAGTATTTGTATGTCATCAtgtaagaaaaattaagattagacgtttttctttttcctaaatgttAAGAAATAGTTTTCAATACACCAGTAACACTAAGTACAGTTACCTACTAAACTGTCAAGAAGCTAGAGCCCAGAATATAAAATTTAGAATACAGaaatacagtgctttaaaaattaatcttcaaATAGACTTATTGCATACAAATATTtcttgttgggggaaaaaaaaaaatcaatcttgaTTTTAACAGACTTTAAAACAACAGTCACCAGAATGTATTAGCCAGTAAAACTCATTTACTCATAAATACAAAGCAGTATTTGTTACGCTCCTGTATGTTGCAATACTTGAACTTGGCTTAATTTAGTCATCATTTttaatatacacatacacatatatatatatgaatatccTAATATGCATTTCAGATTATTGTTGTGTTAAGAAACAAAACTATGACAAATAAGCTACAGCCCGTGCATTGCCCATGAAGAACTTAGCACAAACATTATAAAATTGAAGTCAATAGtgtatttaatattattttccctcGGACTCAAAGACAAAAATTACTCTGCATTAGTTTactgcatatgtgtgtatatttatgtttGTGTATGCACATAATTGAGTATCCATCTATATTGGCATGGAGAAATCTTCACAGGCCTGAAGAACTTCAAATGTTTAAAGAAAGCAGCTTCTTAAGGAGCAGTCTATTAATCATCAACCAAAAGTCACACTGGAATTATAAATATTATGCAGTGGCCATTCCCTTGTCCTTCATTTTGCTCAATAAACAACTACAGTGCGTTTAGTACAACACATGACAAGGTACTTGTGCCTGCTAATGTATTACTAATTAGTGTATCTATATCTAAATGTATAATATATGTTCATTCATACAAACGTATATTTATGCATAGATACTTATACACAAGCTCACTGCTTGTTtggatttgcattttttaaagtatgaaataTTGAAGTTATATATAATTTCTAAATTTAGTTTATAATTTTATCTGCGTCCAGACTAATTCCTATGGAAATCgatgaggaaaaaaccaaacaccaaaacacctcccccaaaaaaacctttctCAGCCTCCCTGCAAAAGATAGCATGTTAAAACTATCTTTATCCACAATAAATACCACCTTATTTATTTCTACTAGGAAAGTATTTATCATTAAAGCTGCCAAGAATGACTTGATATATGCCAGAACCTTCAGAGCACCAAACTGCTATGCATTTTTTAAACCTAAAACTTGcaattgtgcatttttttattgtttctaagGAACATTactcagaaagcagcaaaacttGAACAATTTCTGGGAAATTGTTTTAGcgttgttattattaaaaatctACAGGACAGACTTCCTTAATTAGCATACTGGTGTCCAAACATTTAATTCTTTCTCTATCTTCTCCACTCTAAAGAGAATTTCTTATCTGTGCTTCCTCTCTATCTCAGGCACTATCAATCCTCCTGACCCCAAAAGCTGTGTCTCAGTATCTTCATATGGCCAAAAGAAATACACTATTTACCTGAGACAAGTGGAGGAAAAGAGAATTCTGGGAGGAGCTTAGAAGCATGAGATGACAATAGCTCTCTTCAAGCCCGATCACTCTGCTATAAAAAGGAACGGAATCATTGCCCAGGTCCCAGGGACAATCAGTTAATGCCAGCCTCCAATGCCAGGAATGAGGATCACCTAGCACAATGGCACAACACTACTGCTTGTCACATGACAATCACAACAGACGACCTCAGCCTGAACCACTCAGAACCAAAGAATATTCAGAAGAACAAACCGGCCACGTTTCTGTATTTCATATCTTGCCTTATTGCACATTTATTCCTGTGATCTTATCTCCAACTCTTATTTGCTACAATACATTTCATTCCAGACtgattgcttcttttcttttccaactaTCAcctttgtttctttcatttttttttttttagagtgcaATCAATTTTCCTCAGTAAGTATATGCAAAGTCTCCTCCAAAGCATTTTTAGCTGCCTTTCAACACCAATCACAAGGCAGACACCAACAGAATTCCTACCAATTGATACTTTAAATGTTCTGATACGTTCTGCAGCACAGCTTCTTGGGACTGATGTCGATTGGTTTTGACACACAAGGTGCACTAATGTGTTACTCAAATTCAAAGATGAATATGTCTAGCATATTGCTTTATATACATGTTCTtaagagaaacattttcaaattcaacattttttcctAGAAGTAGATATATCAGCAGCTCACTATCAGCTGTCTTCAAATATTACAGACTCAGAACACAACCCTTGATTACAGAAgttttctgcttaaaattttTGATCACTGCAAAGACCTGAATTAAAAAATGGGTAgcagtgaacattttttttttaacttagaacATCTTGAGCTTCATATCTTATTAAGGAATTGATCAAATATaaaccacaaattaaaaaaaaaaatcttataatcTCAACATAAGAGAAAAGAATGGGTTAGCACAAAGCACTTACTAACGTGCATTAATGTGATGCTAGCAAGTTTACTGAAAGACATTTCTGCAGCAGATCAAAAATGCTCAATTATGAAGGGTGGCAGATGTACATGGATAAACCTGCCAGAATTACTTGATAGTGCTGACAATGCTGACAAGCAGAACTTACTGTGTCAACCGTGTCAACATATTGCCCAATTTCGGGGAAgagggagggtgtgtgtgtgcaagaaAAAAGGCAACCAGAACCCAGGCAGCAAATATTAAACTCTCATAtgaatttgaatttcatttttatcaaTGTAACTAAACAGTTGCCTCCTATTGATGGTTTCAAGTATGGTTTCAAGACTACTTTGGCCATTTTTTAAGTATAGGAGCAATCAATATTAACCCAGATTACAATCTTGTATGCAAAATTCagcagcttttattaaaaagcccctaataggaaaaaaaaaatacaagttttctgaGTCTCTGAAATCAGACTGTTATTCCAGCTGATGCTGAGAGTAGTCTAAGTATTTGCTTTCAGCTGAACAGGAAAATACCAGGTtaaattcacaggaaaataataaacTTTCCAAATTTACATATTGGCTAATACCTTAGCTTATCAAAACCTTAATTCTAAAATCAAAGGAactgtgttttaaaacatttatctACGTTTTTTCCTAGTGATAACTAAAATACCTGCTAGTTTTAATTGTGACAATTTACAGTCACAGTAATAAAGTTGTGTAGTCATTAAAAATGTATCtcacaaaccaaaccacaaaaataagACCATTTACTGTTGTTTTCCTTATTAATTCAAATTAACCTGAATTTGTAATCTCTTACATGTAgacaatttaaataaaagaataattataaATTTAAACACATTTCCCACTCCTAAATAATGACTGGGAGCTATATTCACTAGCTTTTGTGTTGCTGTGCTTGTGCAACATAGTAGTTTCACCAGGCATACTGTGTCTAAAGTATAATCTTTCTCCAGACTTCAGTGCTACAGAGACATTGACCAGCAGTTCACCAGAAGCCACTCCGCCTTCATTGAGGGTAGCCAATAAAAAATTAGCAACTCTCCCTTTAAACAGAATgaagcagcaaaatgaaatttcagagCTGACTATAAGGTGCCCTCTTTGAATGGGACTGGAAAGTGCACAGGAATGCATATATTTTACTTCAACAATCTCTTAAAGTCATGGGGGGGCGActgtttgatttttatatttttttttactttgtttctaaCACTAAGTGTCAATCTAGATTCTATTCTTACCATACTGATAAGTTAAAAAATGTTTGAGACTTCATACTTTGTTGAGAAAGCAATTACCTAAAGAGAAAGCATACATGAATAATTTCActgtgtttcaaaacagaaaatttagATCTATCCAAGACTAAAAAAGCTAACCTAGAAGAAATCTGAGATTCACTTCACCTTATATAGATATAGCCACAAGTGtatgctctgctttttttcaaCTTAAAATGGATTTCACACCATGACAGGTTTCATTCTGCATTAAAATTGCAAATCTTCTATGTGGCCCAGTTTCAGCTGCAATTGATCTGCTTTGTCgtcatagattaaaaaaaaacagcgaAGGGCACTGcagctttaaatatttcagagctATGTAGCTAGTAAATAGACTCCATTGCAATATGGCTCTGAAGGTCGTGTCCTATTGTCTcttttctctgcaaatattttgaacagcataaaatggtttattttatacAATACCTCCCTGCCATTTCTAAATCATGTCAATTGTATTAGGCATTTCCTTGCTGGAAAGGACAGATACGCCACTCTTTCCATACACACCCACGCTGCTTCTAGATGTATTCAAAACGTCCACTGTGAATATAACAGCAGGGTGTACATATCAGATGTATACAGCTTTTGAAATGTGTACCTTATGCGAACAGACTCCCCGTTAAATCCCACCACAACATAAGGACAATTAGTTATTTCAATGGTGATAAAATAATTAACTGGATTTCAGGTCAAGAAGCATCTTTGGTTAAAATTAACATGCCAATTAGAAAACTGAAGCCAGCAATTTTAACGTCTCCTGTTTCTCATGTAgagaagaataggaaaaaaaattatcacacgCACAGCACCAACAGACTGTAGTCTGCCAAACCTGTTTTTCATGAAGGAAGGCTACTACCTTTtgaatgctaaaaaaaccccaaaaacacaacaacaaaaaaataaaacccctgtCACATTTAAGAATaagttacaagaaaaataagactGTAAACCTTAAGCCAGAATTTGAAATCTTTGTGTATGTACTCCCTAGGATCAACCCCACTCTTTCATATAAGGTGACTATTCAATGCAAATACGAGTTATGGAGATGCCTCTCAGATAGAACAGTAACAAGAAACACACCCCTTCAAAAAATACAACTTTGTGACAGCTGTCACCATGGGGAAGGTGCATGTAGTCATTTACCTGAAAAGGCAACAGATTGTTGCCATTGTCCGTCCTGAACGCGTTGTCTTCCATCCAGGATTTGGGGGTTAAGGGTGCAGCCCGTGGGAACTTCGGAGGGGCAATGACATTGCTGGAGAACGGTTTTTTAAGGGGTGAAATGGGATTGAGGGGGGAGGGTACACCGACCCCCACTCCCACACCGACCCCCACTCCAACTGCCCTTCGAGGGTCCCTACCAGCCTGCAGCCCACCCCAAGGGTTGGAAGGTGTACTCCAAGCCGCATTTTGATGGTTAttccagctggaggaggaggaagaagaggcagaggaggaagacgGTTTGCTGGTCATGATGGGCTGATGGCTGTAAGCAGCATTTCTCTGGGCGAAAGGTGCCTGATTAGGGCTTACAGGTGAcctccgctgctgctgctgctgagcttgctgctgctgctgttgatgtTGGTGGTGTTGAGTCTGAGCTAGGCCAATTTGAGGCGAGAAAGTGCCACCAAATACAGGGTTGACATGGTGTGGAAAATTCTGGAAAAGCATTGTCCCATTGACTGGAGTAATCCCTTGGAAAAAGCTATCATCCACCGTGTTTGTGGTCCCTGTAGACCAGGTGCTGCCGaaggagggagacaaggaggtGCCGGCTGCAGGTTCTTGTTGAGGCTGGTGAAAGCTCAAGCCAGGCAAAATGGGAGACTCCATCTGCATCTTCTCCTTGCTATTTTGGGAAGGAGCCGATGTGCCGATACTAGTCACTGAACTGTTGTCTTCTGGTTTGGGTGTCTCCGACGAGATGGGTGTAGAGGGGGCTTCTGCTGAGTTtggatcctgctgctgctgccgctgctgctgctggggctgggctttgCTTTTGTCCATCAGTAAATCATCCTGCATGGTTTGCGCAGCTGAAACAgtaggggaaaaaaccacaaagacAGATTATTAACATTGTCATTCATACCACAAACCAGGCTGTTTTAATCATTTGCCGGCCAAAAATCTCGTCCTATTGCTAGTGCTATGCTACAGCAAGTTGCAAGGCAAACCCGTaatcttccccctcccccatttAGGAATATGTAACGTTTGATCGAGCTAGAttgcctttaaaatatattttaagatgCTTCACCCTTTTTGATGCCTTGTTTCCCTTCAGTCTAAATGAGAGATGTGCTTATAGGGCAGAGATATACAGCAATTTCGCCACGTCTCTTTTCTCTTACACCGGAACTCAGAGCTCTCACCCTGCAATGAGAAACTGATTCTGGTTCCTGTTTTTCCaagcaccctcctcctcctccacctcctccccctggTTATTTGCATACGTCAATAAATACTGCTGCGTCCTTCAGCAAGGTTAAAAAGACACCAGTCTTCGCTCTTCTCCACCCCCTTTTCTactagaggacctttaaaggAGCCGGGTACCGATTTTCCTTAATTAACAAACAAGCCTTCCATTATTGCAGTGTATCAGAGAGAAAGCACACACGACATCTCGCACGGCAGCAGGAGCGGTTCTTCGCTGCACCAGCCCTTTTCTGGCCTTTTTCTGCCGCGCAGCTTGGCCGCTGGCTGCGGGCAGGAGACGCGATCGCAGGGACCGGGAAGCGGCGGCGGTGGGGAGCAGAAGGGGACACGGAACGGGGGGAACGAGGAGACACTCCATGTACAAAGCCACCCACGGGTGTTAAGATTTGCCTTCAGTGACCTTATGATCTTTCCGTGTAAAACGCTATTTTACATCAAAGCAGCCCTTTGCTTCAAGGTATTTCTACTCGCTACATTTCTCTACATATGACATCATCAGTAATTtgttcactggaaaaaaataaggtcAAAATGAGCGTATCTGGGAGGTATTATTAGACTATGAGGTTTCTGATGCtttcacaatgaaaaataaaaatggggcaATTTGAAATATCTAAAAATATAGACACGCCACATTTTAAAAGCCATCTTTACATGCACAAGACAAAGACTAGTGATGCAAATTATTTGCTAAACCAATACATAAGTTtacactttaaaaagtaaatgtgCGCAGAATGGTTGAGTCTGATATCTGCAAGAAATGGTGCTTCATATGAAATAGGACAGATCATATACtttgattattattttgaaaCACAACAGTACCAATGCATACACAGACATCAATGAACAGCAATTGTATGAAACTAGAACCTCCACAGACTTTTTGCAGACTTTTAGTCAATTGAGAAGATTGTTCTAAATCTCATAAGTATTTTAAATGAGCCAAAAATCACTTACTTTAATTGAGTAACTATGTCAAAAATGGTCATCACGGATTGCATTTCTATTGAGTTAATCAGATGACATGTACATTCATAAGATTGCATTTTTTAGGactattattttaatgtaacaaaGTAAAGTTAAGCCAAATCAATTAACTGTTAAAGAAAGGTGGCAAAGAGTGAAACTGACAACCCTTTCCTTTCTGACATCAACCGTTTTCAGATGGTCCATGCatatctttaactttttttttatttctttcttttaaatctcTTCTGAGCCATACACACACTTTTTAGTTAAAAGGACAGGTTTCTGCTATCCATTAAGTTACTGCTCATACTCCCTATTAGTTACCTGTTCAATAAGTTAACTGAACATCAAGGGTTCATGAACAGACTGTACAGCGAGACAACATTAAGGCAAGTTCCTAAGAAGGATGAGTAAACTATTGCACCTGtaaaagcagctctgctgctgggggtgcagaAAACCTTGCAAGGCAGTTTAAAGCAATACTGCAGTAAGCCATAATATACCGAGCTTTGTGTAGCCTTCTATTAGCTTCATTTCTATCAAAATCACTATTACTCCTAAGGCTACATAAAATTACTGATGACTCCacattagagaaagaaaaaaaattatatttatccCTCCCCTGGTTCTGAGCTATCAGTACAAAAATATATCTAGagagaaaaacacagcagctgaaatGTTAAAATTCTGTCGTCAATAAAGTATATTTAAATCACTTAGTCACCAGGTTATCTATAGTGGCTAGCACAGCAGTTGCTTCAAATATGTACCTTGACTTTGATAGTTGTTTTTGAACTTTATCCTAAGGACTGTAATCACAGTCATTTTCACATTGCTTCTTAAAGGTAAAAATCACTGCACAATTCAGCCCTCTTGTCAAGGTCAAGACCTACCTTTAGTGAATGAAGCCAGTCTGAATGGAAAAACACTGGATAATAAATGACTTGGAAAGACAGGCCAGCCAATGTCTAATGTTGGACTAATATGCAGTACCTCTTGATTATTTGCTGGTGTAAGTATTTGTACAAATTTACAATCCAGTACAGGAAATCTATAACCCCATAGCAATACCAGCTCCGTTTGCATGCAGTAACCCACGCAGTCAACACAGAAATTTTTAAGGAACAGTTACCTTTGGATTTTCTGTACTTAAAGATCAACAAAATgacagtatatttattttcttctttcaggtttGGTATATGACCAATAGTCGACCACTCTGGCAAGAGCACTTTGACAACTGGAAGCTTTCCGCGCATGCTCTCCCAAGGAATCATGGGGTTTGAAGTCTTATCTATAGATGGCATTTCACTGCTGCCTACCCTGAAAGGAACAGggctctaaaggaaaaaaaaaaaaaaacccaaatacgtGTACAGTCCCTCTTTCCAGGTAAAATTGCTGCAATCTGAATCACCAgctctgagaaaataaatatctgtccGATTGAGCTGAAAGTGAATAATTAAGTAAGAGCTTTTAACAGTTTAATTTATAAACCCAGATCAAATAGCTGCCTATTCAGAACAATCACTAGACAAATAAATAGTTCTAGTATTTCCAAACTTCCTTCCAAACTCCAAACTTCTAGTATAAAAATAATCTCATACAGGCTATAAA
The sequence above is drawn from the Chroicocephalus ridibundus chromosome 6, bChrRid1.1, whole genome shotgun sequence genome and encodes:
- the CPEB3 gene encoding cytoplasmic polyadenylation element-binding protein 3 isoform X8, which translates into the protein MPSIDKTSNPMIPWESMRGKLPVVKVLLPEWSTIGHIPNLKEENKYTVILLIFKYRKSKAAQTMQDDLLMDKSKAQPQQQQRQQQQDPNSAEAPSTPISSETPKPEDNSSVTSIGTSAPSQNSKEKMQMESPILPGLSFHQPQQEPAAGTSLSPSFGSTWSTGTTNTVDDSFFQGITPVNGTMLFQNFPHHVNPVFGGTFSPQIGLAQTQHHQHQQQQQQAQQQQQRRSPVSPNQAPFAQRNAAYSHQPIMTSKPSSSSASSSSSSSWNNHQNAAWSTPSNPWGGLQAGRDPRRAVGVGVGVGVGVGVPSPLNPISPLKKPFSSNVIAPPKFPRAAPLTPKSWMEDNAFRTDNGNNLLPFQDRNRPYDTFNLHSLENSLMDMIRTDHEPLKGRMGINFHHPGTDNIMALNSYAFLLFQEESSVQALIDACLEEDGKLYLCVSSPTIKDKPVQIRPWNLSDSDFVMDGSQPLDPRKTIFVGGVPRPLRAVELAMIMDRLYGGVCYAGIDTDPELKYPKGAGRVAFSNQQSYIAAISARFVQLQHNDIDKRVEVKPYVLDDQMCDECQGTRCGGKFAPFFCANVTCLQYYCEYCWASIHSRAGREFHKPLVKEGGDRPRHVPFRWS
- the CPEB3 gene encoding cytoplasmic polyadenylation element-binding protein 3 isoform X4 gives rise to the protein MPSIDKTSNPMIPWESMRGKLPVVKVLLPEWSTIGHIPNLKEENKYTVILLIFKYRKSKAAQTMQDDLLMDKSKAQPQQQQRQQQQDPNSAEAPSTPISSETPKPEDNSSVTSIGTSAPSQNSKEKMQMESPILPGLSFHQPQQEPAAGTSLSPSFGSTWSTGTTNTVDDSFFQGITPVNGTMLFQNFPHHVNPVFGGTFSPQIGLAQTQHHQHQQQQQQAQQQQQRRSPVSPNQAPFAQRNAAYSHQPIMTSKPSSSSASSSSSSSWNNHQNAAWSTPSNPWGGLQAGRDPRRAVGVGVGVGVGVGVPSPLNPISPLKKPFSSNVIAPPKFPRAAPLTPKSWMEDNAFRTDNGNNLLPFQDRNRPYDTFNLHSLENSLMDMIRTDHEPLKGRMGINFHHPGTDNIMALNSRSSLFPFEDGFLDDSHGDQSLSSGLSSPTRCQNGERVERYSRKVFVGGLPPDIDEDEITASFRRFGPLVVDWPHKAESKSYFPPKGYAFLLFQEESSVQALIDACLEEDGKLYLCVSSPTIKDKPVQIRPWNLSDSDFVMDGSQPLDPRKTIFVGGVPRPLRAVELAMIMDRLYGGVCYAGIDTDPELKYPKGAGRVAFSNQQSYIAAISARFVQLQHNDIDKRVEVKPYVLDDQMCDECQGTRCGGKFAPFFCANVTCLQYYCEYCWASIHSRAGREFHKPLVKEGGDRPRHVPFRWS